In Coregonus clupeaformis isolate EN_2021a chromosome 5, ASM2061545v1, whole genome shotgun sequence, the sequence TATGCATATAATCCATTTATAGCACACAGTTGGACACTTCCAGAGATTAAGTCAAGGTTAATAGGCCTACTGTTCTCTAGAGGAATATCAGTGATGCCCACCAGTGCATAAAACTAAAAACGTGTCAATTAACTGCAATTAGTCCATTATGCTCAGTTGTATACATGTTAACTAAATAGCCTAAAGTTTGAACTATTTTCATTGTcatctgtttattatatatccacTGAGGGTCTTTGTGTATGTGCCAAGATAGTAGCTCATATGATCCACTAGTGACATCCTTTGGCTTGTTCACGGGAAACAGGTGGACCTTCCTATCGGGCAGTTAAAATATCGGAACCCTTTGCATGCACCCAAACACGGATACACATGATCAAAAGCAGGAAAGTAATTATGTTGCATGAAGCCTCAAAACAATGCGTCTTTGCCTCAATACCGACAGTAATTATGTTGCATGAAGCCTCAAAACAATGCGTCTTTGCCTCAATACCGACAAATACTGTAAAGGCATTAAGGGGATAGGCAAGTTGCATTTTATAATCACATAGGAATGCTCAGGCGACCAACCCTATGCCAGCAGCGCATAGAGCCAAGTTCCCACTTCCCTTTGACGCACATCGGACACTCGGGTCCGGTTGGAAACTCTACCGGTATTCATAATGTTTTCACCACTTTACTGCTCTAATGCATAGAACAGCTACTGCCACATCTCACGATAGCCTCGTAATGATGTGTCAAGTGAAGGATGGAGGAGAAACATTACTGATCCGAAAGAACCTAACCCTATGATCTAAACTGCTATAACCAGAAATTAGTAATACCCACAATTACTATTCTCTTGGACTAGTTTCCATTGTTTGGATTCATTCAAAGTTAGTAGAGCATAAGTCAAAACAACTTTGCACACTCACCTGAAGCTGCTAGTCCGGAATAGAGGACAAGGAGATCAAACTGCTTTACCCACATTGGAAAGGTGTCCGGAGTCGACCAAATTGCCTAGACCCTTGTGGTGTCCCCACCAACTCTCTAAATAAAATCAAAATGCACTCGATGCTATAAACTGGCTGAACTCTTCTGGACCTGTAGTTTAGACTGTCTgtaaaccccaaccctaaccgcACTGACTGGCGGTCTCAGCCGATGTGGGACACGTCTCAACTCGAACCTTCCCTCATCATTTCGACGGCCTCCCACCTTTTTCGAGCGGAGTAACAAACCTTCACTCTATTCTTATCTAATTTTCACTTGCTGAAGTTGGGGAAGACAACATTTTTTATATTCTTGTCCAACCTGTTCAGCCACCAAACTTTTCAGATTCAAGTTTTACTGCCATTCTATTACTTTTTTATTGTCAGTGGCAAAGTGGATTTTACAGGCTATGAACTCATGAGCTATTTCTTTCGTTTAAAATCCAGGCTAAGATGGTGCCCCCAACATAAATGTAAACAGTGAACTTAAAACACATTAGGATAAAACTTTTTTAAGGCTTCATAAAATGACATGTTGATGCTGTAGTCTATAGGTGAGGCAAATAGTTATGCCATAGTTGGCACAACACTAAATGTAGGCCTAATGACCGTTTATATCTCCCTATAGTACGCTTATAACATAATTTGCAAAGCATTTTTAAGCCTAGTGTTTATGaagatattttacattttagtcatttagcagacgctcttacagtgacttacaggagcaattagggttaagtgccttgctcaagggcacattgacagatttttcacctagtcggctcggggattagaagcagcgacctttcggttactggcacaacgctcttaaccactaagctacctgccgctattAAGCCTATATGTATAGTTATGTGTTATGAGACTTATTAATCCAATGTTTGTTTTTATTGAGCCTTTGTAAACCAATTTTGTTGGTGTGGCCACTGGCTTTATGTCAGTTCAAAGTTGTGATAGTTACAGCAGGGGGCACAAACGAGCTATATTCGCTGGTCCTTATCATCAAGGTTCCACTCAAGGTACCACTGACGCTCTCATCCAAACCTGTCAATAATACACAAACATCGTTTTTTTGGTTTATTCATTTCAAATGAGAGACTTTGTCCCAAATAACTTATTGTAACAGACACAACACAGGCCAACACATAGACCTACAGCAACACAATAAGACACAATAAGAAACAAGATGTCAAAATCATTCCGTCACATCTACATGTCAAAACCATGGGGTGTGGTATTGTAAAACTAATTAAGGTACTGGCCTATgcattttctttaaaaaacaatTATGTGGGATGGAACTAATACAGTATAGGCCCAGAGCCGGTAGAGAAAGCAAGACACCCCACTCCCTCATTTTTTTGGGCGCGGCGCCACTCTGGTCTAATTACTGCCTCCGGCGGGCGGGGAGAGGACAATAAGTAGACCAGAGCCATTGGTCTCACTTGGGAAAGCATGCTTATGTGAGAGAGGGAATGCCCacttacacagacaggaacctTGACCATCTTTTCCTTTGGTAAACTGCCTGAGTAAGACATCTTCCTTTATCCATCATAtttgataggcctacagtataacCACATTACAATCGCATACAAGCATTCACTTCCTGTTGcaaaggggagaagagagagagagagagagagagagagagagagagagagagagagagagagagagagagagagagagagagcccgccCTTTGGATTACTATTGTTGACTTGTCACAACTTAAACAgtttctgtctcctctctatcaTTTTCCTGAGTCTAATTTGGATCTGCTTCAAATCCAAATCCTAGTTATCTAGAATTTAAGTTTTATACTGCTGAAAATCAAGATATAAGAAGGTGTGTCTGAGAAGTAGAGAAAATGAACAGAGCTGGCATTAATGGCGGgcttgtcttcctcctcctcatcatgaCTACGGTGGAGGGTAAAGGTAATCCAAAAAATATCCCTGTGTTTTACTCTACAACATTTACCCTTTCCTTATCAATTATAGACTCAAAACaacacattgtagagtccatgccctgattaattgaggctgttctgagggcaaaggggagggggaggggggtgccggaggggatggctgccgttttatggactcttaaccaaccgtgctattttgtgtgtttttacgCATAGTTTGTAACttgttttgtacataatgttgctgctaccgtctcttatgaatAATTTTTcattaatgagtcggacgagagggatttgctccagacacccgacagggatccccgtcattcgcagtagaaagaaaatgacgaactacaagcacgtatatcctaccaacgggacattaaaaactgtaatatcttatgtttcaccgagtcgtggctgaacgaagacatgaataacatacagctggtgggttatacactgtatcggtcggatagaacagcagcctctggtaagacaaggggtggcggtctacgtatatttgtaaacaacagttggtgcatgatatctaaggaagtctcgaggaagtctgctcgcctgaggtacagtatctcatgataagctgtagacaacactatcaagagagttttcatctatattcttcgtagctgtctatttaccatcacaaaccgatgctggcactaagaccgcactcaatgaactgtatacggccataggAAAACGCttatccagaggcggcgctcctagtggccggggactttaatgcagggaaactgaaatccgttttacctcatttctaccagcacgttaaatgtgcaaccagatccacagatgatgcaatctctattgcgctccacactgccctttcacacctggacaaaaggaacacctacgtgagaatgctattaattgactacagctcagcgttcaacaccatagtgccctcaaagctcatcactaagctaaggatcctgggactaaacacctccctctgcaactggatcctggacttcctgacgggccgcccccaggtgctaagggtaggtaacaacacatccgccacgctgatcctcaacacgggggcccctcaggggtgcgtgctcagtcccctcctgtactccctgttcactcatgactgcatggccaggcacgactccaacaccatcattaagtttgccgatgacacaacagtggtaggcctgatcaccgacaatgacgagacagcctatagggaggaggtcagagacctggccatgtggtgccaggacaacaacctctccctcaacgtgatcaagacaaagcagatgattgtggactacaggaaaaagaagaggaccaagcacgcccccattctcattgacagggctgtagtggagcaggttgacagcttcaagttccttggtgtccacatcaccaacaaactaatatggtccaagcacaccaagacagtgatgaagagggcacaacaaaacctattccccctcaggagactgaaaagattttgcacaggtcctcagatcctcaaaagtttatacagctgcactatcgagagcatcctgactggttggatCACTGCctcgtatggcaactgctcagcctccgactacaaggcactacagagggtagtgcgtacggcccagtacatcagtggggccaagcttcctgccatccaggacctctataccaggcggtgtcagaggaaggccctaaaaatggtcaaagactccagccaccctattcatagactgttctctctgttaccgcacggcaagcggtaccggagcgccaagtctaggtccaagaggcttctaaacagtttctacccccaagccataagactcctgaacatctaatcaaatggctacccagacttagcgctccggcaagcggtaccggagcgccaagtctaggtccaagaggcttctaaacagtttctacccccaagccataagactcctgaacatctaatcaaatggctacccagacttggcgctccggcaagcagtaccggagcgccaagtctaggtccaagaggcttctaaacagcttctacccccaagccataagactccttctaccccccttttacgctgctgctactctctgtttattatctatgcatagtcactttaataactctacctacatgtacatattacctcaattacctcaactaaccagtgcccccgcacataccccttgtatatagcctcgctattgttatttttactgctgctctttaattatttattacttttatttcgtattattttatatagtatttttgtgtgtgatttttttgggtattctttcttaaaactgcattgttggttaagggcttgtaagtaagattttcactgtaaggtctgcacctgttgtattcggcgcatgtgacaaatacattttgatttgatttgatttgaatagtagtagtgttcttaatgttttgtacactcagtgtataatataAAAGCAAATTATTTGAATATTAGTGTTTTTCAGGTTTGTGGTCTTATGCAAAGGCCTACACATAAAATACTcgccgtatgtttgacacccctgcgttGAAGCATCCgttgtgttttatttatttaggaGATGTGTCATTCTGGAAAACTACAGTCACAATGACCTGTCCTAATAACGGAATCTGGTATAAAGGCGATATCAAAGACGAGACGACCAGATCTGAATATGTCATAAATAACTATGATGAAAACAAGAAAGAACATTACCATTGTGAATATGATGATGAAATTGATCAAACGAGAATCTATCAGTTTTACATTAAAGGAAAGGGTGAGTAAAAGTGTCCTAATAACATCATTTTTTGATTTCACTAATTTTCATACAGGCATTTCTATTTCATCCTGTATTCATGTTTATGTTTAGTATAACCATGTGCACtcatctctgtatctctgtttaTTGACAAACACTACTTACTGGACTTTTCAAATCATATCTTTCCCTCTCCCTGAATGCACCCCAACCCCTTTTCTCCATCCCATTTGAGCGGCCTTTTCAACCCATTATTTCCTCCCCTATCCCTACCTGTGGATTGTTGGTgttgcagtgtgtgaaaactgcTTTGAGCTGGATTCGACTCTGGTTGCCTGGGCCATCATTGGGGACCTGCTGGTGACAGGAGCGGTCATCCTCATTGTGTATCGCTGTGCTCAGAAGAAATCTGGACATGCTGCACCCCAAAAACGTAATGCTGTTACCATCTGATTATCCATCAGCCAACAGTGGCACTTACTGATAAGGAAAGCTCTTGACTATTTAATTTGACCATACCCAGGACTACTCAACAACAAAGTATTCAGATATAATACAAATAGAAATTCCCTGTGACATAGTACATATAGAGTATTGatcatgtttatttatttaatcatttttttgtttatttattaatttatactaatttctgttttgttttcccCATAGCGACTTCCCACTCAGCAGGCCGTGGCCCACCAGTGGTGCCTAGTCCTGACTATGAGGTAGGCCGTCTACCACCACCTCGTTGTCCATCTCTCCAGCTCTACATCTCTCCATCTGTATTCTTTACTTTTATTCCATCCGTATCTCCTACCTATCCTTCATTCCACATCTCCTGGTTAGCTAATGTCTGTCAGTATTTTAGGGAGATGATCTAGGCTAGCTATTCCCAATACTTCCGGTGAAGATGCATAAAGAATTGTGGTGTTGCAATGGAAACTGATCTGTGAATTTTGATCTGTAAATCTGACTTAAACTGATCTGTGAATCTGACTTAAACTGATCTGTGAATCTGACTTAATTAACAACAACAAATAGCTACtactagatagtttgtgtgtatgtattgatatataggctacatgtgtagttctgtccttgagctgttcttgtctattaatgttctgtattatgtcatgtttcatgttttgtgtggaccccaggaagagtagctgctgcttttgcaacagctaatggggatcctaataaaatacctaaAGTCTTTATTTTCCCCCTGACAGCCCCTTAGTGCTGCAACCCGCAGCAGAGATATCTACGCTACCCACAGGACTGGGTAGACCACCAGACCACACTTGTTCTCTAGGACTCCTCTGATGCCCCGGACCAGCAGACCTCAGCTCACCCTGCCATcaaagaggaggggagaaggctCTGTAGTGCTTAGCTTAGACTTAAATAGCTTTTTATTTTAGCTTGATGTGTTAAATGTGTGATATTGTGATTTAGTTAAAACTGTAGTTTAGAATTACTGTAACTAGTGATAATAGTGATCAACGTAGTGATGATCTGGAAAGTAGAGAGATAAAGATCTTTGTAAAGACTTTTCGATGTGTGCTGTACTGAAAACAACTTGTACATAGCTGTGTTGATCAACTGTTGTAAAATAGTATTAATGCTTGCAGATGCCAGCCTAGTTGTTCCTCTTCACAATGTTATTGCTGTCTGtatatacacagagtgtacaaaacattaggaacaccttcctaatattgagtttctcccgcttttgccctcagaactgcTTCAATTCatcgaggcatggactctacaaggtgtcgaaagagttccacagggatgctggcccatgtagaCTCCAATGCttgccacagttgtgtcaaattggctggatgtcctttgggtggtggacaattcttgatacactcgggaaactgttgagcgtgaaaaacccagcagtgttgcagttcttgacatactcaaacctacctactaccataacccgttcaaaggcacttaaatattttgtcttgcccattcaccctctgaatggcacagatacacaattcatgtctcaatccatgtcaaggcttaaaaatccttctttaacctgtctcccttcatctacactgattgaagtggaaagagcaggtgttcataatgttttgtgcacCAAGTGTATTAGCACATATACAGTTCTATTTTGCATTGATTCTATCAACTTCATTGTGAGCCACTATGACACAAAGGAAATGTTTGTTTTATTAAGTGTAGTGTCATGCGACTAAAGAGTGTAGATAGTTTGCGGTTCCATATCTTCAGAGTCAGCTCTCATGATCTGAGCCACAGATGCCTGCACCCCTTACGCCTACAGTAAATGATGGTGGATGATTGGCCAGGTGTCTCTGTTGCTAATCATGATGATCTCACCGGAAACATTTCAAATATGAGTGTAGGCAGACTTTACTTACCCGCATCAGTGgaaagaaaatgtgttttttgcaagAATGTAGTGGAAATCATGTCTATTTGATGTATTGTTTTCTCTCTTTTGACAATAATAAAGACCTTACGACATTCAGGTGTCTATA encodes:
- the LOC121567100 gene encoding T-cell surface glycoprotein CD3 epsilon chain; translation: MNRAGINGGLVFLLLIMTTVEGKGDVSFWKTTVTMTCPNNGIWYKGDIKDETTRSEYVINNYDENKKEHYHCEYDDEIDQTRIYQFYIKGKVCENCFELDSTLVAWAIIGDLLVTGAVILIVYRCAQKKSGHAAPQKPTSHSAGRGPPVVPSPDYEPLSAATRSRDIYATHRTG